The proteins below come from a single Insulibacter thermoxylanivorax genomic window:
- a CDS encoding luciferase domain-containing protein, with amino-acid sequence MTLSVKQKLMDTVLSWPGVTSAPHRFGGTAFLAGGREIGHLHGEHHLDLPFPKPVRDELVASGCARPHHILPKSGWVTVYVHTEQELANAIALLRMKYEQLTLKASKTSKTKP; translated from the coding sequence ATGACTTTATCCGTTAAGCAGAAACTAATGGATACCGTGTTGTCTTGGCCGGGCGTCACTTCAGCACCCCACCGCTTCGGCGGCACTGCCTTTCTGGCGGGCGGCCGGGAGATCGGCCATCTGCATGGGGAACATCACCTGGATCTTCCGTTCCCCAAGCCGGTCCGCGATGAGCTGGTGGCCTCCGGATGTGCAAGGCCGCATCATATCCTGCCGAAATCGGGCTGGGTAACCGTTTATGTGCATACCGAGCAGGAATTGGCCAATGCGATCGCCCTGCTGCGTATGAAGTATGAGCAACTCACCTTGAAAGCTTCGAAAACATCGAAAACGAAGCCGTGA